GCCACGCTCAACATCTTCACGCTTGGTTCCGCGCAAAAGAGCACCCACGTTGTCGCCTGCTTGTCCTTGATCAAGGAGCTTACGGAACATTTCAACGCCAGTTACAGTTGTCTTCATAGTTGGTTTAATTCCAACGATTTCAACTTCTTCACCCACTTTGACGATACCCGTTTCGATACGGCCTGTGACAACCGTTCCACGACCGGAAATCGAAAGCACGTCCTCAATTGGCATCAAGAAAGGCTTGTCGACAGGACGGTCAGGTTGAGGAATGTACGTATCCACAGCCGTCATCAAACGCAAAATGGAATCTTTTCCAATTGGGTCATCGCGACCTTCAAGTGCGGCCAAAGCCGAGCCTTTAATGATCGGAATATCATCGCCTGGGAAGTCATAGCTTGAGAGAAGCTCACGCACTTCAAGCTCAACGAGATCCAAAAGTTCCTCGTCATCCACCATGTCGACTTTGTTCAAATACACAACAAGAGCAGGAACGCCAACCTGACGCGCCAAAAGAATGTGCTCGCGCGTTTGTGGCATGGGGCCATCGGCTGCGTTTACAACGAGAATCGCACCGTCCATTTGCGCGGCTCCCGTGATCATGTTTTTCACATAGTCGGCGTGACCTGGACAGTCTACGTGAGCATAGTGGCGGTCGGCTGTTTCGTACTCAACGTGGGCAGTGTTGATCGTGATTCCACGTGCACGCTCTTCAGGCGCCGCGTCAATTTGATCATAGCCTCGGAAAACAGCTCCACCTGTCTCTGCCAAAACTTTCGTAATCGCAGCGGTCAGCGTCGTTTTCCCGTGGTCAACGTGACCAATCGTTCCAATGTTACAGTGCGGCTTCGTCCGCTCAAATTTCTCTTTGCTCATCTTTTGTCTCCGTTTCAGCTAAGATTTAAATTAACCCAATTTCGCCCGAACTTCGTCCGCGATATGAGTCGGGACTTGTTCATAGTGATCAAACTGCATGGTGAATTGTGCACGTCCTTGGCTCATGGAGCGCAATGTGTTCACATAACCAAACATGGAAGCCAATGGCACCATGGCATTAATCACACGTGCATTACCCCGTTGATCCATACCCGACACCTGACCGCGACGACTATTCAAGTCACCGATAATATCACCCATATAATCTTCAGGCGTCACAACTTCAACGTTCATGATCGGCTCAAGAAGACGTGGCTCTGATTTTGCGATACCTTCGCGGAACGCAGCTCTTGCTGCAATTTCGAAGGCCAAAACGCTGGAGTCCACATCATGGTACGCACCATCAAACAGTGTAACTTTATAGTCGATTACAGGAAATCCTGCAATCACACCAGTTTCAGTGGCTGTACGAAGCCCTTTTTCAACACCGGGGATGAATTCTTTAGGTACCGCACCACCCACAATGGCACTCGCAAATTCATAACCAAATCCAGGATCTTGAGGTTCAAAACGAAGTTTAATACGCGCGAATTGACCGGAACCACCACTTTGTTTTTTGTGGGTATAATCAACTTCAGCAGTCTTCGTAATCGTCTCGCGATAGGCTACTTGAGGCGCACCGACGTTCGCTTCAACTTTAAACTCACGCCTCATACGATCCACGATGATTTCAAGATGGAGCTCGCCCATCCCTTTAATAATCGTCTGACCAGATTCATGATCTGTAGAAACACGGAAAGAAGGATCTTCCGTTGCCAAACGAGATAAAGCAAGGCCCATTTTTTCTTGGTCAGCTTTTGTCTTAGGTTCAACAGCCACTTCAATCACTGGCTCCGGGAAAATCATACGTTCTAGAATCACGGGCTTCACTGTATCACAAAGGGTTTCACCAGTTGTGGTATCTTTCAAACCACAAAGAGCTACGATATCACCCGCATGTGCTTCTTTAATATCTTCACGAGAGTTTGCATGCATCAAAAGCATACGACCCACGCGCTCACGCTCGTCTTTTACAGAGTTCATAACATAAGAACCGGATTGAAGCGTTCCAGAATAAATACGAACGAATGTTAAAGATCCGACAAAGGGATCTGTCATAATTTTAAAGGCTAAACCGCTGAAGGGCTGATCATCCTCAGGCTTACGAACTTCTTCAACGCCCTTTGAATTCTCACCCATAACCGGGGGAACATCGAGAGGGGATGGCAAGAAATCAATAACCGCATCAAGAAGTGGTTGAACGCCTTTATTTTTAAACGCAGAACCACAAAGAACTGGCACAAATGCTGCCGCAATAGTTCCTTTACGAATGCACTTTTTGAGAACTTCTTCGGAAGGCTCTTCTCCACCAAGGTACGCTTCCAAAGCAGCATCATCTTGCTCAACAGCAAGCTCAACTAACTTCGCGCGGTAGTCTTCTGCTTGCTCTTTCATATTGGCGGGGATGTCTTCTTCAACAAATTTTGCGCCCAAGCTTTCATCTAACCAACGGAAGGCTTTCATCTTCACAAGGTCAACGATTCCTACAAAGTCGGCTTCAACACCGATGGGAAGTTGAATCACAAGAGGCGTTGCTCCCAAACGATCAATAATCATATCCACTGTCCGGAAGAAATTGGCACCTGTTCGGTCCATTTTGTTCACAAAACAAATCCGGGGAACATGATATTTGTCAGCTTGGCGCCATACCGTTTCAGATTGAGGCTCAACGCCAGCGACGCTATCAAAGACTGCAACGGCACCATCAAGCACGCGCAAAGAACGCTCAACTTCAATGGTGAAATCAACGTGGCCAGGCGTATCGATAATGTTAATTCGGTGGTCGTTCCAGAAACAGGTTGTTGCTGCAGATGTGATTGTAATACCACGCTCTTGCTCTTGCTCCATCCAGTCCATAGTAGCAGTTCCTTCATGAACTTCACCAATTTTGTGGGAGCGGCCTGTATAATAAAGAACGCGTTCAGTCGTTGTCGTTTTACCCGCATCAATGTGTGCCATGATGCCAATGTTGCGGTAGCGATTAATAGGAGTCGTACGTGCCATTTTGGTTGATCCTTAAGCCTTCTCTGATTACCAACGGAAGTGAGCAAATGCGCGGTTTGCATCAGCCATTTTGTGTGTATCTTCTCGCTTTTTAACAGCGGATCCACGATTGTTTGCAGCATCTAAAAGCTCATGCGCCAAACGCTCAGTCATTGTATTTTCTGACCGCGCACGGGAGCTATTGATGAGCCAACGAATGGCAAGCGCCAATGAACGAATAGGACGAACTTCCACAGGAACCTGATAAGTCGCACCACCCACACGGCGAGAACGAACCTCAACTGCAGGCTTTACGTTATCGATTGCATTGTGAAACAGCTCAAGAGAATCTCCCCCGGACTTCGCTTTGATATGATCCAAAGCTCCATAAACAATGCGCTCAGCAACAGATTTTTTGCCTTCATACATGAGGCAGTTCATAAACTTTGTAACAACCAAATCACCAAATTTGGGATCGGGGAGAACTTCGCGTTTTTCAGCGGCGTGACGACGTGACATTCCTTATTAACTCCTATTTAGGCCGTTTGGCACCATAATGGGACCGACTTTGACGACGATCTTTAACTCCTTGGGTATCGAGCGCACCACGAACAATGTGATAACGCACACCCGGCAAGTCGCGTACGCGACCGCCACGAATCAGAACAACGCTGTGCTCTTGAAGGTTGTGACCTTCACCAGGAATATATCCTGTAACTTCATATCCATTCGTCAAACGAATACGTGCAACCTTACGCAAAGCCGAGTTTGGCTTTTTTGGGGTCATTGTAAAAACACGTGTACAAACGCCACGTTTTTGTGGGTTTGACTGCATAGCTGGCGATTTACTGCGCCTTTCTTTATCCTGCCGCGGCTTGCGGATCAGCTGATTGATCGTCGGCATTAAAACCGTTTCCTTTCAACGTTATTCAAAATTGATAACAAAATCATAACCCTCAGCCGACCTTTCAGGAAGCCCTTAGGTTTTGTTAGCCTTAGGGACGAGTTGAGGACGATAAAACCCTCACACTTTACCCTTTAAATGACGGCGGCATCTTAGTGTCGCCAGAAGCGAGAGTCAAGCATTCTTCTTGACTCTCATCAACTCACCCCTTTTTATGATTGGGCGAGCGCTTCATCTTGCTGATGCTCAATAGCAACAACCTCGTTCGCAGGTAAGCTTGTATGCGAGAATTTATCACGCTCTCTCGCAATATGACGAAGACGATTCATCACACTTCCTGTTCCCACAGGAATCAAACGACCCACAATAATATTTTCCTTAAGACCATTCAAAGTATCGACTTTACCTGAGACGGCGGCTTCTGTCAGAACGCGCGTTGTCTCTTGGAAGGAGGCCGCAGACAAGAATGATTTTGTCTGGAGGGACGCCTTCGTAATACCTTGAAGAACCTTGTGCCCTTGAGCAGGTCTGTGACCTTCCGCAATGGCGCGATTATTCTCGTCTTCAAAGTCCGCACGATCCACTTGTTCGCCCACAAGGAAAGTTGTTTCGCCTGCATCAATAATTTCTATCTTCTGCATCATTTGGCGCACAATCACTTCAATGTGCTTATCGTTAATCGGAACGCCTTGGAGTCGATAAACTTCTTGGATTTCATTAATGAGATATTGAGCAAGAGCTTCAATACCCATAATTCTCAAAAGATCATGAGGAACAATATTACCATCCATAATCAAGTCACCACGCTTCACACGATCACCTTCCTGGACCATAACATGCTTACCCTTGGGAAGCAAATATTCAACAGGAGCCAATGTTTCATCATCAGGAACAAGAACCACACGACGCTTTGCTTTGAAGTCTTTTCCAAATTCAATACGCCCATCGTATTCACTGATAATAGCCGCGTCTTTCGGACGACGCGCTTCAAAGAGCTCAGCCACGCGAGGAAGACCTCCCGTAATATCACGCGTTTTTGTAGATTCCCGAGGAACACGCGCGATAACATCACCGGCATTCACCGTTGCTCCATTTTCAATGTTCAAAATCGCATCCACGGAGAGGAAATAACGAGCCTCCGCACCATTTGCGAAGTTTAAAGGCTTACCCTTGTCGTCGCGAAGAACAAGACGTGGTTTCAAATCACCGCCTCGCGCCACCTGCTTCCAGTCCGCAACAACGCGGCTTGTAATACCAGTCGCTTCATCAAAAGCTTCACGCATGGAGATTCCATCGACAAGATCCACGAAGTGAACAACGCCCGAGACCTCAGTAATGATTGGAAGTGTGTAAGCATCCCACTCAGCCAATTTCTGACCGGCTTTGACAGTATCATTATCGTCCACGAAAAGAATTGAACCATAAGGCAGTTTATGGCGCTCACGCTCTTGTCCAGCATCATCTAGAATCGTCAATTCCGAGTAACGACTCATGACCGTATTGTGTCCCTTGCCATTCGCAACAACACTGCGGTTACGAATGAGAACTTTACCCTCATAGGAGGCAGAGATCGTCGATTCTTCAATGGAACGCTGTGCCGCACCACCAGAGTGGAACGTACGCATCGTCAACTGAGTTCCAGGTTCACCAATGGACTGAGCGGCAACCACACCCACGGCTTCACCCAAACTAACGAGCGTTCCACGGGCCAGATCGCGACCATAACATTTGGAGCAAATACCGTCCTTCGTTTCACATGTCAAAACAGAGCGAATCATAATTTCATCGATATTTGTTTTTTCAATTCGAGTCACATCAGCTTCTTGAACCAACTCACCCCGAGGGACAATCACGTCACCTGTCAAAACATCGATAATATCTGAGGCGACTGTACGACCCAATGTGCGCTCACCCAATGGTGTGATAACCTCACCACCTTCAACAACGGCACGTACAGAAATTCCTTTTTCCGTTCCGCAGTCATGTTCGATAATGATGCAATCTTGCGCCACATCCACCAAACGACGTGTAAGATATCCCGAGTTTGCAGTTTTTAATGCAACGTCTGTCAAACCTTTACGCGAACCGTGAGCCGAGTTGAAGTACTCAAGCACGTCAAGGCCTTCTTTCAGGTTTGAGATAATGGGGTTTTCCATAATCTCACCAGAAGTTTTTGCGATCAAACCGCGCATCGCGGCAAGCGCCCGCATCTGCGTCGAGGAACCACGGGCACCAGAGTGCGACATCACATATACAGAGTTCAGATCTTCACCTGGTTTTGCCGTCGAAATACCTTTAATCATCACATCCGCAACTTGTTCAGTACACTTCGTCCAAGCATCTGTGACCTTGTTATATCGCTCACCCTGTGTAATCAAACCATCCAGATATTGTTGTTGGAATTCCCCAACTTTCTCGCGGGTATCTGCCACAAGTTTTTTCTTCTCGGCAGGGACAACGAGATCATCTTTACCGAAGGAAATTCCAGAAAGACCTGCGTATTTAAACCCTAATGTCATGAGACGATCTGAGAAAATCACAGCATCCTTTTGACCACAATGACGATAAATCATATCAACAAGGCCTGAGATTTCTTTGGCTTTTTGCGTTTGGTTCGCATAATCAAAAGAGATCTCATGATGGCGTGGCATAATGCTCCAAAGCATCATTCGACCGGCTGTTGTCTCAGCGCGTTGAAGGGTTTTTTTACCAGTCTCATCGACCCAATCATAACGAACTGTAATTTTCGCATGGAGGGAAAGACTCTTGGCATGAATGGCATGCTCAATTTCAGCCATTGATCCGTAAACTCCACCTTCGCCCAAAGCTCCAGACCGATCCATGGTCAAATAATAAAGCC
This DNA window, taken from Candidatus Bealeia paramacronuclearis, encodes the following:
- the tuf gene encoding elongation factor Tu, with amino-acid sequence MSKEKFERTKPHCNIGTIGHVDHGKTTLTAAITKVLAETGGAVFRGYDQIDAAPEERARGITINTAHVEYETADRHYAHVDCPGHADYVKNMITGAAQMDGAILVVNAADGPMPQTREHILLARQVGVPALVVYLNKVDMVDDEELLDLVELEVRELLSSYDFPGDDIPIIKGSALAALEGRDDPIGKDSILRLMTAVDTYIPQPDRPVDKPFLMPIEDVLSISGRGTVVTGRIETGIVKVGEEVEIVGIKPTMKTTVTGVEMFRKLLDQGQAGDNVGALLRGTKREDVERGQVLAKPGSITPHTEFECEAYILKKEEGGRHTPFFGNYRPQFYFRTTDVTGTVKLPEGVEMVMPGDNVRMIVELIAPIAMDDGLRFAIREGGRTVGAGVVAKILK
- the fusA gene encoding elongation factor G codes for the protein MARTTPINRYRNIGIMAHIDAGKTTTTERVLYYTGRSHKIGEVHEGTATMDWMEQEQERGITITSAATTCFWNDHRINIIDTPGHVDFTIEVERSLRVLDGAVAVFDSVAGVEPQSETVWRQADKYHVPRICFVNKMDRTGANFFRTVDMIIDRLGATPLVIQLPIGVEADFVGIVDLVKMKAFRWLDESLGAKFVEEDIPANMKEQAEDYRAKLVELAVEQDDAALEAYLGGEEPSEEVLKKCIRKGTIAAAFVPVLCGSAFKNKGVQPLLDAVIDFLPSPLDVPPVMGENSKGVEEVRKPEDDQPFSGLAFKIMTDPFVGSLTFVRIYSGTLQSGSYVMNSVKDERERVGRMLLMHANSREDIKEAHAGDIVALCGLKDTTTGETLCDTVKPVILERMIFPEPVIEVAVEPKTKADQEKMGLALSRLATEDPSFRVSTDHESGQTIIKGMGELHLEIIVDRMRREFKVEANVGAPQVAYRETITKTAEVDYTHKKQSGGSGQFARIKLRFEPQDPGFGYEFASAIVGGAVPKEFIPGVEKGLRTATETGVIAGFPVIDYKVTLFDGAYHDVDSSVLAFEIAARAAFREGIAKSEPRLLEPIMNVEVVTPEDYMGDIIGDLNSRRGQVSGMDQRGNARVINAMVPLASMFGYVNTLRSMSQGRAQFTMQFDHYEQVPTHIADEVRAKLG
- the rpsG gene encoding 30S ribosomal protein S7, which codes for MSRRHAAEKREVLPDPKFGDLVVTKFMNCLMYEGKKSVAERIVYGALDHIKAKSGGDSLELFHNAIDNVKPAVEVRSRRVGGATYQVPVEVRPIRSLALAIRWLINSSRARSENTMTERLAHELLDAANNRGSAVKKREDTHKMADANRAFAHFRW
- the rpsL gene encoding 30S ribosomal protein S12 translates to MPTINQLIRKPRQDKERRSKSPAMQSNPQKRGVCTRVFTMTPKKPNSALRKVARIRLTNGYEVTGYIPGEGHNLQEHSVVLIRGGRVRDLPGVRYHIVRGALDTQGVKDRRQSRSHYGAKRPK